The following proteins are co-located in the Streptomyces sp. DT2A-34 genome:
- a CDS encoding DUF6177 family protein yields MTKDVIALTPKMPDLPTLLAGLYAGGPDLGVNTTADGAVVQLCAPDGRPLVSVEAPILVQVPGEATRLLGHPVGEGPVWWTEARASTAVAEAGRLAGSFAGRLATVLGGTVWPSEAATTDVVPVTTHVSAIPVPATSTPAVDVLTDSTAVVIQDRPLVAMTSWLSDALRTTTATDRALQIVTPPTARLTLPTRTALHGLPNRWVVQDPEHGYYDGLSGAVLHWKNGTFTPVHDESGTARIAEAFTATDDPGDRQLILTLRTRHPADADLVLGRALETTFQHLTGAPPAGWSTAEPVNLPWSTRQLTDLARSRAPRPTWLIAIGHPDRPALATIRVLRTPAGVEEDITFALGYGKGETPPLDAIEELATELEAQDSLATLLTALRTARRDLTTPAHLEYPPIPVAFTLGSDKAASIGRTHAGHPPQGPMPMRLGRALHYTLGDGTDPEAWTTFQHLTRHLRQQR; encoded by the coding sequence GTGACGAAGGACGTCATCGCCCTCACCCCGAAAATGCCGGACCTGCCCACCCTGCTCGCAGGCCTCTACGCCGGCGGCCCCGACCTCGGCGTGAACACGACGGCCGACGGCGCCGTCGTCCAGCTCTGCGCCCCCGACGGCCGCCCCCTCGTCTCCGTAGAAGCCCCCATCCTCGTCCAGGTCCCCGGCGAGGCCACCCGCCTGCTGGGGCACCCCGTCGGGGAAGGCCCGGTGTGGTGGACCGAGGCCCGCGCCTCCACCGCTGTCGCCGAGGCCGGACGCCTCGCCGGCTCCTTCGCCGGGCGCCTGGCCACCGTCCTCGGCGGCACGGTCTGGCCCTCGGAAGCCGCCACCACGGACGTCGTCCCCGTCACCACCCATGTCTCGGCGATCCCGGTGCCGGCCACCTCCACCCCCGCCGTGGACGTCCTCACCGACTCGACAGCCGTGGTCATCCAGGACCGCCCCCTGGTCGCCATGACCAGCTGGCTCTCCGACGCCCTGCGCACCACGACCGCCACCGACCGCGCCCTCCAGATCGTCACGCCGCCGACGGCACGCCTCACCCTGCCCACCCGCACCGCCCTGCACGGCCTGCCCAACCGCTGGGTGGTCCAGGATCCCGAGCACGGCTACTACGACGGCCTGTCCGGCGCCGTACTCCATTGGAAGAACGGCACCTTCACCCCCGTACACGACGAGAGTGGCACCGCACGGATCGCCGAGGCCTTCACCGCTACCGACGACCCAGGCGACCGCCAGCTGATCCTCACCCTCCGCACCCGCCACCCCGCCGATGCGGACCTCGTCCTCGGCCGCGCCCTGGAAACCACCTTCCAGCACCTGACCGGCGCCCCGCCGGCAGGATGGAGCACCGCCGAACCGGTCAACCTCCCCTGGTCCACACGCCAGCTGACCGACCTAGCCCGCTCCCGCGCACCCCGCCCCACCTGGCTGATCGCCATCGGCCACCCCGATCGCCCCGCCCTCGCCACCATCCGCGTGCTCCGCACACCAGCGGGCGTCGAGGAGGACATCACCTTCGCGCTTGGCTACGGCAAGGGCGAGACACCACCCCTGGACGCTATCGAAGAACTTGCAACCGAACTCGAGGCGCAAGACAGCCTGGCCACCCTACTCACGGCCCTCCGCACTGCCCGCCGCGATCTCACCACTCCCGCACACCTCGAATACCCGCCCATTCCTGTCGCGTTCACACTCGGCAGCGACAAGGCTGCGTCCATCGGCCGCACCCATGCCGGACACCCTCCGCAGGGCCCCATGCCAATGCGGCTCGGCCGCGCCCTCCACTACACCCTCGGTGACGGAACGGACCCGGAGGCCTGGACCACCTTCCAGCACCTCACCCGACACCTCAGGCAGCAGCGATGA
- a CDS encoding ATP-binding protein, whose amino-acid sequence MRIARTATTALLLSFAGQRLERGFVSAAYFPPWRARRLRTASPSPSTLRTAPTDRVGGVGARRTTMALTTSLAGRVRNTSLPKSHALLPLLEAVVNGIQAIDARFGDDVGRGRLSVRIQRSPQEELDLGPAGPGRVALKPIVGFSVEDNGVGFTPENMTSFETLDSDHKAAIGCRGVGRLLWLKAFDRVSIRSSYEDESGGLHGRQFRFSVEGEVEPDREANGLGTVGTIVSLDGFKKPFQQSAAKSVDAIARETFEHCIWYFLRPGGAPDITVTDDDETVSLNDLMDDFVFSEMPTTSIDVKGEKFEMVNLCLKSSTRNLAPRLYWCAASRVVMEENLTSKVPGLYGRLKDAASSPFTYVCYLSSGFLDNHVRADRTAFDIAERVPGAALIDDVSLDDIREGVLKEVERILAGPLSAAREEGKARVNEFVSNRAPRYRPVLSRLESLGVSVDPSIKDHDLELLLHGNLQKLEATAIAEGQAVFTEVGSARPEDYDERLARYVDMVTDINQSDLAAYVSRRRVMLDVLARRIRSDDQGRYSKEDAIHSLLFPMRTDSNEIGTDASNLWIIDERLAFHDYLASDKTLKSMPITGSESTREPDVLATRLVGSPVLAAEGETLPLPSIVVIEIKRPMRNDASEDKDPIQQCLEYVKRVRAGGVKTASGRQIPETHEAPAFCYVVADLTPTMVDRCKYASLRPTHDGMGYFGFNEPYKAYIEVVSFDRLVNAATERNRAFFDKLGLPSS is encoded by the coding sequence GTGAGGATCGCCAGGACAGCGACAACCGCGCTGCTGCTTAGCTTTGCAGGTCAGCGACTGGAACGCGGGTTCGTTTCGGCAGCGTACTTCCCGCCGTGGCGAGCAAGACGGTTGAGGACAGCATCTCCGTCGCCGAGCACGCTCCGCACCGCGCCCACCGATAGGGTTGGCGGCGTCGGAGCGAGGAGGACGACCATGGCGCTGACCACGTCGCTGGCTGGCCGGGTCCGGAACACGAGTCTGCCGAAGAGCCATGCCCTCTTGCCGCTTCTTGAGGCCGTCGTTAACGGCATTCAGGCGATCGACGCTCGATTCGGCGACGACGTCGGGCGTGGCCGTCTGAGCGTCAGGATCCAGCGTAGCCCGCAGGAGGAACTCGACCTTGGTCCCGCTGGCCCTGGGCGCGTGGCGCTGAAGCCCATCGTCGGCTTCAGCGTCGAGGACAACGGGGTGGGCTTCACCCCGGAGAACATGACCTCGTTCGAGACGCTGGACAGCGACCACAAGGCCGCCATCGGCTGCCGTGGCGTGGGACGCCTGCTCTGGCTGAAGGCGTTCGACAGAGTCTCGATCCGCAGCTCCTATGAGGACGAGTCTGGAGGCCTCCACGGACGGCAGTTCCGGTTCTCCGTCGAGGGGGAGGTCGAGCCGGACCGGGAAGCGAACGGCCTCGGCACGGTCGGAACGATCGTGAGCCTCGACGGGTTCAAGAAGCCCTTCCAGCAGAGCGCGGCGAAGTCCGTCGACGCCATCGCTCGCGAGACGTTCGAGCACTGCATCTGGTACTTCCTCCGCCCAGGCGGCGCGCCTGACATTACGGTGACCGACGACGACGAGACCGTCTCGCTCAACGACCTCATGGACGACTTTGTGTTCTCCGAGATGCCGACGACCTCGATCGACGTCAAGGGCGAGAAGTTCGAGATGGTCAACCTCTGCCTCAAGTCCTCGACGCGCAATCTGGCGCCGCGGCTGTACTGGTGCGCGGCGAGCCGCGTGGTCATGGAGGAGAACCTCACGAGCAAGGTGCCAGGGCTCTACGGGAGACTCAAGGACGCAGCGTCCTCCCCGTTCACGTATGTCTGCTACCTGTCTTCCGGCTTCCTGGACAACCACGTCCGCGCGGACCGCACGGCCTTCGACATCGCCGAGCGCGTGCCGGGTGCGGCGCTGATCGATGACGTGTCGTTGGACGACATCCGCGAGGGCGTGCTGAAGGAAGTCGAGAGGATCCTCGCCGGCCCGCTCAGCGCAGCGCGCGAGGAGGGCAAGGCTCGGGTCAACGAGTTCGTGAGCAACCGTGCGCCGAGGTACCGGCCCGTTCTGTCGCGGCTCGAGTCGCTCGGCGTGAGCGTGGATCCGTCCATCAAGGACCACGACCTTGAGTTGTTGCTGCACGGCAACCTCCAGAAGCTCGAAGCCACCGCGATCGCCGAGGGCCAGGCCGTCTTCACCGAAGTCGGCTCCGCTCGGCCGGAGGACTACGACGAACGGCTGGCTCGGTATGTGGACATGGTGACGGACATCAACCAGTCCGACCTGGCCGCGTACGTCTCACGCCGGCGAGTGATGCTCGACGTACTCGCCAGACGGATCAGGTCCGACGACCAGGGCAGGTACAGCAAGGAGGACGCCATCCACTCGCTGCTCTTCCCGATGCGGACCGACTCGAACGAGATCGGCACCGACGCCTCGAACCTGTGGATCATCGACGAGCGGCTTGCGTTCCACGACTACCTCGCCTCCGACAAGACGCTCAAGAGCATGCCGATAACAGGATCCGAATCGACGAGGGAGCCCGACGTGCTCGCGACTCGGCTCGTCGGCTCCCCGGTGCTGGCCGCGGAGGGCGAGACGCTCCCGTTGCCGTCCATCGTCGTGATCGAGATCAAACGGCCGATGCGTAACGACGCCTCGGAGGATAAAGATCCGATCCAGCAGTGCCTGGAGTATGTGAAGCGGGTGCGTGCGGGTGGCGTGAAGACCGCATCGGGGCGGCAGATCCCTGAGACGCACGAGGCGCCCGCCTTCTGCTACGTCGTCGCCGATCTCACGCCGACGATGGTGGATAGGTGCAAATATGCGAGCCTGCGTCCCACCCACGACGGAATGGGTTACTTCGGTTTCAACGAGCCGTACAAGGCATACATCGAAGTGGTGAGCTTCGACCGTCTCGTCAACGCGGCCACCGAGCGGAACCGAGCGTTCTTCGACAAATTGGGACTTCCGTCCAGTTGA
- a CDS encoding restriction endonuclease, whose translation MPKFEHDGLNRALRKLINEATDDHLLSAFLHFAEGRVAEGIYGELHDHHAVVEAELEHANKLRGGLDTPTSDECALAHHRLREVLRAELADAKAAMDEAAGIWHTLRQSSGTDLRARFGRGADTTESGLERAGWLRQQLAAAGQRVENALDEHCEELHRLALLEAEYRAFTETPDSISADDFDAMTPVEFEEATAALVHRDGLTLVRRNGGARDLGADVIAVAPDGRKIVIQCKYRSPGGRPIGSPVIQTLNGTARPVHAADIVIALTNRSFTEPARELAAAQNIHLLFGRRLRRWATWGVPLLEVLGEDRQDSDNRAAA comes from the coding sequence GTGCCGAAGTTCGAACATGACGGGCTTAACCGAGCCCTACGCAAGCTGATCAACGAGGCGACCGACGACCATCTCCTATCCGCCTTCCTCCACTTCGCGGAAGGGCGTGTGGCGGAAGGGATCTACGGCGAGCTGCATGACCATCACGCCGTTGTAGAAGCCGAGTTGGAACATGCGAACAAGCTTCGTGGTGGCCTTGACACTCCCACGTCGGATGAATGCGCGCTGGCGCACCATCGGCTGCGCGAGGTACTCAGGGCGGAACTCGCGGACGCCAAGGCCGCGATGGACGAAGCCGCCGGCATCTGGCACACGCTCCGCCAATCGTCTGGGACCGACTTGCGAGCGCGCTTCGGGCGCGGTGCTGACACCACGGAGTCCGGACTTGAGCGGGCCGGATGGTTGAGACAGCAACTCGCTGCAGCGGGTCAGCGGGTTGAGAACGCCTTGGATGAGCACTGTGAAGAGCTACATCGGCTCGCCTTGCTTGAAGCCGAGTATCGCGCTTTTACGGAGACGCCAGACAGCATCAGTGCCGATGACTTCGACGCGATGACACCCGTTGAGTTCGAAGAGGCCACCGCGGCCCTGGTGCACCGAGACGGTCTCACACTCGTACGACGCAATGGCGGCGCTCGGGATCTAGGGGCTGACGTCATCGCAGTCGCACCGGATGGTCGGAAGATCGTGATTCAGTGCAAGTACCGCAGCCCCGGCGGACGCCCCATCGGGTCGCCGGTGATCCAGACGCTCAATGGCACCGCCCGCCCCGTCCATGCGGCCGACATTGTCATTGCACTCACGAATCGATCGTTCACTGAACCCGCTCGCGAGCTTGCTGCCGCTCAGAACATCCACCTCCTGTTCGGCCGTAGGCTCCGTCGATGGGCCACCTGGGGCGTGCCGCTCTTGGAAGTGTTGGGTGAGGATCGCCAGGACAGCGACAACCGCGCTGCTGCTTAG
- a CDS encoding restriction endonuclease — protein MIDRTAAVAPLRYADKTLRKEMGDLIGKADRDDMLAILLWAGECRIADHVATGWKKHVSRLEREADEAEERKRRTDRWAMYIDYGRRDQVVIGCHDAAAELHVQLEAELGEAREALAECERGRFEISCHMGRSLRRRDARQKAQGFDLDALAPLRYQLQDARERLTELIDQDRAVLHELALAEASRLQSAKTGGGTGLGAIDEMDLGAFTQLIRELLTRDGWTFPEGAISSPNAFLTCTPAGRTAVISCLHLGKAGFRGEPDGAAPTSQLQRAHHAASQAGADTAVVVANGRFSHPAQRYARAHQVMLVDRNHLKRWSEWQQPMDLDGDFARGSAA, from the coding sequence ATGATTGACCGTACCGCCGCCGTCGCCCCACTCCGCTACGCCGACAAGACGTTGCGCAAGGAGATGGGCGACCTGATAGGCAAGGCCGACCGCGATGACATGCTCGCGATTCTCCTGTGGGCCGGAGAGTGCCGGATCGCCGACCACGTGGCGACTGGCTGGAAGAAGCACGTCTCCAGGCTGGAGCGTGAAGCCGACGAAGCAGAGGAGCGGAAACGCCGTACGGACCGCTGGGCTATGTACATCGACTACGGTCGGCGTGACCAGGTAGTGATCGGCTGCCATGACGCGGCGGCCGAACTGCATGTCCAGCTGGAAGCAGAGCTTGGCGAAGCGCGCGAGGCCCTGGCGGAATGCGAGCGGGGACGGTTCGAGATCAGCTGCCACATGGGGCGATCTCTTCGTCGGCGCGACGCCAGGCAGAAGGCTCAGGGATTCGACCTCGACGCTTTGGCGCCACTCCGCTACCAGCTTCAGGATGCACGCGAGCGGCTGACTGAACTGATTGATCAGGATCGCGCGGTTCTCCATGAACTTGCCCTGGCAGAGGCCAGCCGACTTCAGAGCGCCAAAACGGGCGGAGGCACCGGCCTCGGTGCCATAGACGAGATGGATCTCGGAGCTTTCACCCAGCTCATCAGGGAACTGCTGACGCGCGATGGCTGGACCTTCCCTGAGGGAGCGATCAGTAGCCCCAATGCTTTCCTGACCTGCACACCTGCGGGTCGTACCGCGGTCATTAGCTGCCTGCACCTGGGCAAGGCGGGCTTTCGCGGAGAACCGGACGGTGCCGCTCCCACCTCCCAGCTGCAGCGGGCGCACCATGCTGCCTCTCAGGCCGGTGCTGATACGGCAGTCGTGGTAGCCAACGGCCGCTTCTCGCACCCCGCTCAGCGCTACGCCCGTGCCCACCAAGTCATGCTGGTGGACCGGAACCATCTGAAACGCTGGTCGGAGTGGCAGCAACCGATGGATCTCGATGGAGACTTTGCACGAGGCAGTGCGGCCTGA
- a CDS encoding UvrD-helicase domain-containing protein, producing MTARLSLYQKAENELYKMDSSVKTKFYDFCHQFRLDPDHPSLDLKPLKGDGRIFRAKIDRSYRALLARAGVGADGVQQWLIVAVRHRKDVYEELTVAINRITGEIEFVDLGVVGQSVLQRAGLQLTPAQDEHTAPAEPTPAPVVTPQPAAPAEPLLVGCTPEDLRRLGVADALIGPALAVTTDEEFDQLIAGAPRLTAEVLTGLGSGMSVDEVEREITEPASAELEPGFENDMAAALTRTAVTTVDDDIRNVLAEGDFRAWKVYLHPTQRKIVERNYSGPGRVSGGPGTGKTIVALHRVARLAAALPPGHGKPILLTTYTKNLTADLRSRLTSLMDPALLGRVDIKHIDQLAQSVLNENTAPGAQRSLITDDRALDVLREVLFEHDEQRWDAEFLFDEWEQIVLGQSLGTRQDYFKARRAGMGRALNRPERAVVWKLLDQFALRLNGMGRETWAQAAERAARYEMERARKIQTRAERKADIGGGDLAHLDDNSSAMRYLRHRYRHIVVDEAQDLSPAHWKMLRAMVASGPDDLFIASDTHQRIYDRQVTLSTVGINIRGGRSSKLTLSYRTTQEILDQAAKVVRGGIYDDLDDGTDTLDGYHSLLHGPAPEYVACTDWTDEITQLAEALKQWRADITQPGEDGTVRDPSGTMAVCVADGDMAGRVAADLETKHGITTATLTKDGPQGGGEVHIGTMHRFKGLEYQKLAVIGASDGILPRTAVVEKYETTDPKRYERELKKGRNQLFVATTRARDALRISWHGRPSPFLPL from the coding sequence ATGACCGCACGCCTGAGCCTCTACCAGAAGGCCGAGAATGAGCTCTACAAGATGGACTCGTCGGTCAAGACGAAGTTCTACGACTTCTGCCACCAGTTCCGTCTTGACCCCGATCACCCCAGCCTCGACCTCAAGCCCCTCAAGGGCGACGGCCGGATCTTCCGCGCCAAGATCGACCGTTCGTACCGGGCGCTGCTGGCCCGGGCGGGGGTCGGCGCCGACGGTGTCCAGCAGTGGCTGATCGTCGCCGTCCGCCACCGCAAGGACGTCTACGAAGAACTCACCGTCGCCATCAACCGGATCACGGGCGAGATCGAGTTCGTCGACCTCGGCGTCGTCGGTCAGAGCGTCCTCCAGCGCGCAGGACTCCAACTCACGCCGGCCCAGGACGAGCACACCGCACCGGCCGAGCCCACGCCCGCCCCCGTCGTGACGCCACAACCGGCCGCCCCCGCCGAACCGCTCCTCGTCGGCTGCACCCCCGAGGACCTGCGCCGGCTTGGTGTCGCCGACGCCCTCATCGGCCCGGCCCTCGCCGTCACGACCGACGAGGAATTCGACCAGCTCATCGCCGGCGCCCCCCGCCTGACCGCTGAGGTCCTCACGGGCCTCGGCTCCGGCATGTCCGTCGACGAGGTCGAGCGTGAGATCACCGAGCCTGCCTCCGCCGAGCTCGAACCGGGCTTCGAGAACGACATGGCGGCGGCCCTCACCCGCACCGCGGTCACCACGGTCGACGACGACATCCGCAACGTGCTGGCCGAGGGCGACTTCCGAGCCTGGAAGGTCTACCTCCACCCCACCCAACGCAAGATCGTCGAACGGAACTACAGCGGCCCCGGCCGGGTCAGCGGCGGCCCCGGCACCGGCAAGACCATCGTCGCCCTGCACCGGGTCGCCCGCCTCGCCGCGGCTCTGCCGCCCGGCCACGGCAAGCCGATCCTGCTGACCACGTACACCAAGAACCTCACCGCCGATCTGCGCTCCCGACTCACCTCGCTCATGGACCCGGCGCTGCTCGGCCGCGTCGACATCAAGCACATCGACCAGCTCGCCCAGAGTGTCCTCAACGAGAACACCGCGCCCGGCGCACAGCGCAGCCTGATCACCGACGACCGGGCGCTGGACGTGCTGCGCGAGGTCCTCTTCGAGCACGACGAGCAGCGCTGGGACGCCGAGTTCCTCTTCGACGAATGGGAGCAGATCGTCCTCGGCCAGTCCCTCGGTACCCGTCAGGACTACTTCAAGGCCCGTCGCGCCGGTATGGGCCGCGCCCTCAACCGCCCCGAACGCGCCGTCGTCTGGAAACTGCTCGACCAGTTCGCCCTGCGCCTCAACGGCATGGGCCGGGAGACCTGGGCCCAGGCCGCCGAGCGCGCGGCGCGGTACGAGATGGAACGCGCCCGCAAGATCCAGACGCGGGCCGAGCGCAAGGCCGACATCGGCGGCGGCGACCTGGCCCACCTCGACGACAACAGCTCCGCGATGCGCTACCTGCGTCACCGCTACCGTCACATCGTCGTCGACGAGGCCCAGGACCTCAGCCCCGCCCACTGGAAGATGCTGCGCGCCATGGTCGCCTCCGGCCCTGACGACCTGTTCATCGCCAGCGACACCCACCAGCGGATCTACGACCGGCAAGTCACCCTTTCCACCGTCGGCATCAACATCCGCGGTGGCCGCTCTTCGAAACTGACGCTGAGCTACCGCACCACCCAGGAGATCCTCGACCAGGCTGCCAAGGTCGTCCGCGGGGGCATCTATGACGACCTCGACGACGGTACCGACACCCTCGACGGCTACCACTCCCTGCTGCACGGGCCGGCCCCCGAGTACGTCGCCTGCACCGACTGGACCGACGAGATCACACAGCTTGCCGAGGCCCTCAAGCAGTGGCGCGCGGATATCACCCAGCCCGGCGAGGACGGCACCGTACGCGACCCGAGCGGCACGATGGCCGTCTGCGTCGCCGACGGTGACATGGCCGGCCGGGTCGCCGCCGACTTGGAGACGAAGCACGGCATCACCACGGCGACCCTCACCAAGGACGGCCCGCAGGGGGGCGGCGAGGTCCACATCGGAACGATGCACCGTTTCAAGGGACTTGAGTACCAGAAGCTCGCGGTCATCGGCGCAAGCGACGGCATCCTGCCGCGCACTGCTGTCGTCGAGAAGTACGAGACGACCGACCCCAAGCGGTACGAACGCGAACTCAAGAAGGGCCGCAACCAGCTGTTCGTCGCCACTACCCGAGCCCGCGACGCGTTGCGCATCTCGTGGCACGGCAGGCCGAGTCCGTTCCTGCCGCTGTAG